One Longibacter salinarum genomic window carries:
- a CDS encoding energy transducer TonB: protein MTASRWMLVLAMAVTLVLTGCSSEDPSAPPSGWESADGRWWKSGVDTSTVFRNLESLKAMGITDTRTLSISQGQMTRAQMQEAVKRSILPLFQHDPETIDSLFRAKAVPVLSDVSLSGDIREKVQGEYKQKAYKAINNHYREPRRTETGEGMVFPDSLRNEENRGTVELQVFVNANGEPEGIEVVESLHPTLDGIAMRTTTQMKWQPAFLKVNNEWVEQASFVRFGVDFGR from the coding sequence ATGACTGCTTCGCGCTGGATGCTCGTACTCGCAATGGCTGTGACCCTGGTACTTACCGGGTGCAGTTCGGAGGACCCGTCGGCCCCGCCGAGCGGCTGGGAAAGCGCTGACGGACGCTGGTGGAAGAGTGGCGTGGACACCTCAACCGTGTTTCGCAATCTGGAATCGCTGAAGGCGATGGGGATTACGGACACGCGGACCCTTTCCATCTCGCAGGGACAGATGACGCGCGCTCAGATGCAAGAAGCCGTGAAGCGCTCCATTCTGCCTCTCTTCCAGCATGACCCGGAGACGATCGACTCACTCTTCCGGGCGAAGGCGGTGCCGGTACTGTCTGACGTCTCGCTCTCGGGCGACATCCGCGAGAAAGTTCAGGGCGAGTACAAACAGAAGGCATACAAGGCCATCAACAACCACTATCGCGAACCGCGACGGACGGAAACCGGGGAGGGGATGGTGTTTCCGGATAGCCTGCGCAACGAGGAGAACCGGGGAACGGTCGAGCTGCAGGTCTTCGTCAACGCGAACGGCGAGCCGGAAGGCATCGAGGTTGTAGAGAGTCTCCATCCGACACTCGACGGAATCGCCATGCGAACGACGACCCAGATGAAGTGGCAGCCGGCCTTTTTGAAAGTCAATAACGAATGGGTCGAGCAGGCGTCCTTCGTCCGCTTCGGCGTGGACTTCGGACGGTAG